The Candidatus Bathyarchaeota archaeon sequence ATATTGCACTGGTTGACATCTATAAGTGGAGTTAAGACTCTGTTTGTTCCATCTCGGTTGCTCATAGCCATGCCACTGGGAGATATCATAAAATATGAGTCAATCATCTCCTGATTTCCCTCAAAAACTGGTGTTATTCCTTCGATATCTTGATTAAGCGTTTTGAAATGATTAAACTGCTCATCTGTTATGGAAAGCTCGTCGAAATGGGCGTCATTTTGACCGCCTATATGTAGCACTTGGAATACTTTCCATCTATCAGGCTTAAGCCTTATTATGAGTGATCGCATATCTTCCATCCAATTTAGCCTGGTCACTGTTGTGTTAATCTTCAACTTAATGCCAGTCTGGTGAATGATCTCTGCAAGCTCAACAATCTTCTTCACATGACCGCCGTCTCCCCTACCTAATGCCTCTTCAACCGCCTCATGAGCTGAATCTATAGAGAGACCTATCCAATCAACAAAGGGCAATATTTCAAAAATTATGTCTCTGTTCAGGTGGTAGCCGTTTGAAATAATCGAAACCACAAAGTTCATGCTGTTAGCTAGCTTGATTAAAGGGAATAACAAAGGATGAAGAAGAGGCTCCCCTCCAGTGAAGTTTATTTTGCCAATTTCCAATGCTTTGAGTTTTTTCAGAATTTGTTCGCCGCATGCAAGATTTCTAATCTCTGAGTCTAGTTGTTGAGCAAAACAGAAACGGCAGTTGTAGTCGCATCTTGCGGTAATGTGCCAGTTTGCTGACTTGACCTTACTTTCTCCCATCTGCGCGCACCACAACACTATTGCTCAATAGTATTGTACAAAACTGTTAAATATAAAAGGTTTTCCATTATCTATAGAAGCACGTGTCTGACCCATTATACCTTGAGTATGTTGAATACTTCAAGCAACACCCAAGCGCCCAAGAATACTATTACAGAGTAGGCAAGGAGAGCAGCGCTTCTGCCAAAGAATTGTCGAAGAAAATGGGTCTCTCTATTCAGACAGTGACTAATGCCCTAAGAGACTTAGAAAGAATTGGCCTTCTCAAGAGTGAGAAGTCAGGAAGGGTCAGGGTCTATACACTAAAAGACCCCCGACTTTTCAAAGGCCTTTCATCTGTCAGGTACACTAGATATGCTCGTTTCGCGTCGCATAGAAGACACGAAGACTTTGTCTCAAAGAGCATATTCAACCAACACATGGAAAAATGGATCAGGTACCTTGCAGATATAATGGAAGGAAAACTTTACGCTGATCAGACGTTTTACACGCACATTCTTCACATCCTGAAAGTTGATTATGTAATCGAAAGTCAGACAGGTCAGAAACTAATCTTGATAATTAACGTTCGGACCAATCCAGAGGTGGAAGCGGTCGTGGCGAGAGTGCTTTCGCTTGTTCTCTCAGGAGACATCAATCCGAACATAGAGTCCATCCTTTCTGTTTTTCTTATAAATAGAGACCGGCAGCCTCAAACACTCGAAGAGCAAAGAATCGAGAGTGACTTCATAGAGTTTATCAGAACCACGTTTGGTATGCTAAGCGAAACAGCGCGCAAGTATCAAGTTTTAACGCAATACATCATAGAAACTGTTCTTCCTGGAGATGTCGAGAAGCCTGAATTCTCGGAAAAATTAAGCAATGCAATCACGCGAGCATTGCCTTACAGCGGGAAGGAAGCATTGCCAGGCGAGGTCAACAGTTGGTTAGAGTTGAGTAATGTTTTTGACAGACGTAACAGAGCCTTTGACTCAGTTCAAAAAAAGATCAGTCAGAAACACATGTGGCTAATTTCCCCTTGGCGGGAGATCCTGCCTAGAGACAAAGCGCTGAGCCAAGTCCTGTTTCCTCAGGGACTCCTGGAATCAATGGGCTTGAAGGTCGGGGATGTCTTCGTGGAAGAAGGTTGCCAAGAAGGATTATTCACAATTGCAGCTGCCAAAATTGTGGGGGAAAAAGGCAAGGTCTATGGAATAGAGG is a genomic window containing:
- a CDS encoding viperin family antiviral radical SAM protein, whose translation is MGESKVKSANWHITARCDYNCRFCFAQQLDSEIRNLACGEQILKKLKALEIGKINFTGGEPLLHPLLFPLIKLANSMNFVVSIISNGYHLNRDIIFEILPFVDWIGLSIDSAHEAVEEALGRGDGGHVKKIVELAEIIHQTGIKLKINTTVTRLNWMEDMRSLIIRLKPDRWKVFQVLHIGGQNDAHFDELSITDEQFNHFKTLNQDIEGITPVFEGNQEMIDSYFMISPSGMAMSNRDGTNRVLTPLIDVNQCNISQIVDVQKYEKRGGIYPW
- a CDS encoding methyltransferase domain-containing protein — its product is MSDPLYLEYVEYFKQHPSAQEYYYRVGKESSASAKELSKKMGLSIQTVTNALRDLERIGLLKSEKSGRVRVYTLKDPRLFKGLSSVRYTRYARFASHRRHEDFVSKSIFNQHMEKWIRYLADIMEGKLYADQTFYTHILHILKVDYVIESQTGQKLILIINVRTNPEVEAVVARVLSLVLSGDINPNIESILSVFLINRDRQPQTLEEQRIESDFIEFIRTTFGMLSETARKYQVLTQYIIETVLPGDVEKPEFSEKLSNAITRALPYSGKEALPGEVNSWLELSNVFDRRNRAFDSVQKKISQKHMWLISPWREILPRDKALSQVLFPQGLLESMGLKVGDVFVEEGCQEGLFTIAAAKIVGEKGKVYGIEVAPNLVEKIRKQLDQEKLQNVILVNDFPEKTILEHGVADIVFFGAVLNEMYNPFRSMKNARAMLKDSGKLVILEWKGRDPDWKPSREEQPDAPLGPRYEDRLDKKLIIRWVKEAGFKIEEEKEYNFYLYSIIATKQ